One region of Microbacterium sufflavum genomic DNA includes:
- a CDS encoding heavy-metal-associated domain-containing protein: protein MNTSEYQVTGMTCGHCEMAVRGEVSRIPGVDGVDVSAQTGRLVVHSSAPVDDAAVLAAVDEAGYEAVRS from the coding sequence ATGAACACGAGCGAGTACCAGGTGACCGGGATGACGTGCGGGCATTGCGAGATGGCCGTCCGCGGCGAGGTCTCCCGCATTCCCGGGGTCGACGGCGTCGACGTCAGCGCGCAGACCGGACGCCTGGTGGTCCACAGCTCCGCCCCGGTCGATGACGCCGCGGTGCTGGCCGCCGTCGACGAGGCGGGCTACGAGGCGGTGCGGTCATGA
- a CDS encoding heavy metal translocating P-type ATPase: MTDTRSVPDETSVELEIGGMTCASCAMRIEKKLNRIDGVTASVNYATEKATVTAPAGLDTAVLIAEVEKTGYTAAVPAPPAPTTEDATPEQADDGLAALRQRLIVSIVLTVPVIAMAMIPALQFTYWQWLSLALAGPVIVWAAWPFHRAAWTNLRHGTATMDTLISMGTLAALLWSLYALFFGTAGMPGMTHPFELTVAPSDGAGNIYLEVGAGVTTFILAGRYFEKRSKRQAGAALRALLELGAKEVAVLRGGVETRIPTTELAVGDEFVVRPGEKIATDGVVVSGTSAIDASLLTGESVPVEVREGDAVTGATVNAGGRLVVRATRVGSDTQLAQMARLVEEAQTGKAEVQRLADRVSGIFVPIVIVVALGTLGVWLGLGFPAAAAFTAAVAVLIIACPCALGLATPTALLVGTGRGAQLGILIKGPEILESTRRVDTVVLDKTGTVTTGRMTLTAVHTAEGVERAELLRLAGALEDASEHPIAQAVATAATRELGALPAPEDFTNIEGRGVQGVVDGHAVIVGRASLLADWSQHLPSALAEAKAEAERQGKTAIAVGWDGAARGVLVVADTVKATSAQAVAQLVGLGLTPVLLTGDNRAVAEQIAAEVGIDEVIAEVLPADKVAVVRRLQDEGRVVAMVGDGVNDAAALAQADLGLAMGTGTDAAIEASDITLVRGDLRSAADAIRLSRRTLGTIKGNLFWAFAYNVAAIPLAALGLLNPMLAGAAMAFSSVFVVGNSLRLRSFRSTAVDAQ, encoded by the coding sequence ATGACCGATACGCGATCCGTGCCCGACGAGACCAGCGTCGAGCTGGAGATCGGGGGCATGACCTGCGCGTCGTGCGCGATGCGGATCGAGAAGAAGCTCAACCGCATCGACGGCGTGACCGCGAGCGTCAACTACGCGACCGAGAAGGCCACGGTCACCGCGCCGGCCGGCCTCGACACGGCGGTGCTCATCGCCGAGGTAGAGAAGACGGGCTACACCGCCGCTGTCCCCGCGCCTCCGGCCCCGACCACCGAGGACGCGACGCCGGAGCAGGCCGACGACGGGCTGGCCGCACTGCGCCAGCGGCTGATCGTGTCGATCGTGCTCACCGTCCCGGTGATCGCGATGGCGATGATCCCGGCGCTCCAGTTCACGTACTGGCAGTGGCTGTCGCTCGCGCTCGCCGGACCGGTGATCGTGTGGGCGGCGTGGCCGTTCCACCGCGCCGCGTGGACCAACCTGCGCCATGGGACGGCGACCATGGACACGCTCATCTCGATGGGCACGCTCGCGGCGCTGCTCTGGTCGCTCTACGCCCTCTTCTTCGGCACGGCCGGGATGCCGGGCATGACGCACCCGTTCGAGCTGACCGTGGCACCGAGTGACGGGGCGGGCAACATCTACCTGGAGGTGGGCGCCGGGGTGACGACGTTCATCCTCGCCGGACGCTACTTCGAGAAGCGCTCCAAGCGGCAGGCGGGGGCGGCGCTGCGCGCGCTGCTCGAGCTCGGCGCAAAGGAGGTCGCGGTGCTGCGCGGCGGTGTGGAGACCCGGATCCCCACGACCGAGCTGGCGGTGGGCGACGAGTTCGTCGTCCGTCCGGGGGAGAAGATCGCCACGGACGGCGTCGTCGTCTCGGGAACCTCCGCGATCGACGCCTCCCTGCTCACGGGCGAGTCCGTCCCGGTGGAGGTGCGCGAGGGCGACGCCGTGACCGGCGCGACCGTGAACGCGGGCGGACGTCTCGTGGTGCGGGCGACCCGCGTCGGCTCCGACACGCAGCTGGCCCAGATGGCCCGGCTCGTGGAGGAGGCGCAGACCGGGAAGGCCGAGGTGCAGCGCCTCGCCGACCGGGTGTCCGGCATCTTCGTGCCGATCGTGATCGTGGTGGCTCTCGGCACGCTGGGCGTGTGGCTCGGCCTGGGGTTCCCGGCCGCCGCGGCCTTCACCGCCGCCGTCGCCGTGCTCATCATCGCCTGCCCGTGCGCGCTCGGACTCGCCACGCCCACCGCGCTGCTCGTCGGCACGGGTCGCGGCGCTCAGCTCGGCATCCTCATCAAGGGCCCCGAGATCCTGGAGTCCACGCGCCGGGTCGACACGGTCGTGCTCGACAAGACCGGCACCGTCACCACGGGGCGCATGACTCTCACGGCCGTGCACACGGCGGAGGGCGTGGAGCGCGCCGAGCTGCTGCGCCTCGCGGGAGCGCTGGAGGACGCCTCGGAGCACCCGATCGCCCAGGCCGTCGCCACCGCGGCGACCAGGGAGCTGGGCGCGCTGCCCGCGCCGGAGGACTTCACGAACATCGAGGGCCGTGGCGTGCAGGGCGTGGTCGACGGTCACGCCGTGATCGTGGGTCGTGCGTCCCTGCTCGCGGACTGGTCGCAGCATCTGCCGTCCGCGCTCGCCGAGGCGAAGGCGGAGGCGGAGCGCCAGGGCAAGACCGCGATCGCTGTCGGCTGGGACGGCGCGGCGCGTGGCGTGCTCGTGGTGGCCGATACGGTCAAGGCGACGAGCGCGCAGGCCGTGGCCCAGCTCGTCGGGCTCGGGCTCACCCCCGTGCTGCTCACGGGCGACAACCGCGCGGTCGCGGAGCAGATCGCCGCGGAGGTTGGCATCGACGAGGTGATCGCCGAGGTGCTTCCGGCCGACAAGGTCGCGGTGGTGCGCCGGCTGCAGGACGAGGGCCGGGTGGTCGCGATGGTGGGCGACGGCGTGAACGACGCCGCGGCCCTCGCGCAGGCCGACCTGGGGCTCGCGATGGGAACAGGGACCGATGCGGCGATCGAGGCGAGCGACATCACCCTCGTGCGCGGCGACCTGCGCAGCGCGGCCGACGCAATCCGTCTCTCCCGACGCACGCTCGGCACCATCAAGGGCAACCTGTTCTGGGCGTTCGCCTACAACGTCGCGGCCATCCCGCTCGCGGCGCTCGGCCTGCTCAACCCCATGCTCGCCGGCGCGGCGATGGCGTTCTCCAGCGTCTTCGTGGTCGGCAACAGCCTCCGCCTGCGGTCGTTCCGCAGCACGGCGGTGGACGCTCAGTGA
- a CDS encoding YHS domain-containing protein, whose product MSDSPAGSCCSVPTAGGVAAEGRPDLLASNAEGMTTCPVMAGSPVVIARAEAAGLFRDYEGTRYHFCCAGCGPAFDADPAKYIAAA is encoded by the coding sequence ATGTCCGATTCCCCCGCAGGATCCTGCTGCAGCGTCCCGACCGCCGGCGGTGTCGCCGCCGAGGGACGCCCCGACCTGCTGGCGTCGAACGCCGAGGGCATGACCACGTGCCCGGTGATGGCCGGCAGTCCCGTGGTCATCGCGCGGGCCGAGGCCGCCGGGCTGTTCCGCGACTACGAGGGCACCCGCTACCACTTCTGCTGCGCGGGCTGCGGTCCGGCGTTCGACGCCGACCCCGCGAAGTACATCGCGGCCGCCTGA
- a CDS encoding heavy metal translocating P-type ATPase, translated as MSTPHHDPAPADARHDAHDEHARHDAHAAHEAHTGHDAHGGHDAHAGHAAHEAHAGHEAHGGQDAHAGHEAHAGHDAHAGHGAHGGHGDHVGQFRRLFWIMLVLAVPTVALSGMFAMILGYSLPEVPGLAWVSPVLGTVMYVWGGRPFLVGAVSELRARKPGMMLLIALAITVAFVASWGASLGLLHHELDFWWELALLIVIMLLGHWIEMRSLAQTTSALDSLAALLPDEAERVEGDQVVRVSPADLRVGDVVVVRPGGSIPADGRIVDGRASMDESMVTGESRTVSRGAGDPVTAGTVATDSGLRVEITATGDDTTLAGIQRLVTEAQNSSSRAQRLADTAAGWLFWFALGAAAITAVVWTLVGLPDDAVIRTITVLVIACPHALGLAIPLVVSIATERAARGGVLVKDRLALESMRTVDTVLFDKTGTLTKGEPVVSEVSTIGGDDADAVLALAAAAEADSEHPLAKAIVRAARDRGLTVPASRDFSSSPAVGVTATVDGATVRVGGPHLLTEEGAEELPAAEGWRAHGAIILHVLRDGRVIGALALADEVRPESREAVDALHARGVQVVMITGDAEAVAQTVASDLGIDRVFAGVRPEDKAAKVQELQREGRRVAMVGDGVNDAPALAQADVGLAIGAGTDVAIASAGVILAGDDPRSVLSVIELSRASYRKMKQNLWWAAGYNLLSVPLAAGVLAPIGFVLPMSVGAVLMSLSTIVVALNAQLLRRLDLRPEVTTREILDR; from the coding sequence ATGAGCACCCCGCACCACGACCCCGCCCCCGCGGACGCCCGTCACGACGCGCACGACGAGCACGCACGTCACGACGCGCACGCGGCTCACGAGGCCCATACCGGTCACGACGCCCACGGCGGTCATGACGCGCACGCGGGTCACGCCGCGCACGAGGCTCATGCGGGTCACGAGGCCCACGGCGGTCAGGATGCGCACGCGGGTCACGAGGCCCACGCCGGTCACGACGCGCACGCGGGCCACGGCGCGCACGGCGGTCACGGCGACCACGTCGGGCAGTTCCGGCGGCTGTTCTGGATCATGCTCGTGCTGGCGGTGCCGACGGTTGCGCTGTCCGGCATGTTCGCGATGATCCTCGGCTACTCGCTGCCGGAGGTCCCGGGTCTGGCGTGGGTGTCTCCCGTGCTCGGCACCGTCATGTACGTGTGGGGCGGGCGGCCGTTCCTGGTGGGCGCCGTCAGCGAGCTTCGGGCGCGCAAGCCCGGGATGATGCTGCTGATCGCGCTCGCGATCACGGTGGCTTTCGTGGCGTCGTGGGGTGCGAGCCTGGGACTGCTGCACCACGAGCTCGACTTCTGGTGGGAGCTCGCGCTGCTGATCGTGATCATGCTGCTCGGGCACTGGATCGAGATGCGGTCGCTCGCGCAGACGACGTCCGCGCTCGACTCGCTGGCGGCCCTGCTGCCGGACGAGGCCGAGCGCGTGGAGGGCGACCAGGTGGTGCGGGTGTCTCCGGCCGACCTGCGGGTGGGCGACGTGGTGGTGGTGCGGCCGGGCGGCAGCATCCCCGCCGATGGCCGCATCGTCGACGGTCGTGCCTCGATGGACGAGTCGATGGTGACGGGGGAGTCGCGGACGGTGTCGCGCGGTGCGGGCGACCCGGTCACGGCGGGCACCGTGGCGACCGACTCGGGGCTGCGCGTCGAGATCACCGCGACCGGTGACGATACGACCCTCGCGGGGATCCAGCGGCTCGTGACGGAGGCGCAGAACTCGTCCTCGCGGGCGCAGCGCCTCGCCGACACGGCCGCGGGCTGGCTGTTCTGGTTCGCGCTCGGAGCGGCGGCGATCACCGCGGTCGTGTGGACGCTGGTCGGTCTGCCCGACGACGCGGTCATCCGCACCATCACGGTGCTCGTGATCGCCTGCCCGCACGCGCTGGGGCTCGCGATCCCGCTGGTGGTGTCGATCGCCACCGAGCGCGCGGCCCGCGGCGGCGTGCTGGTCAAGGACCGCCTGGCCCTGGAGAGCATGCGCACGGTCGACACGGTCCTTTTCGACAAGACGGGCACGCTCACGAAGGGCGAGCCGGTGGTGTCGGAGGTGTCGACGATCGGCGGGGACGACGCCGATGCGGTGCTCGCCCTGGCTGCTGCGGCCGAGGCGGACAGCGAGCACCCGCTGGCGAAGGCGATCGTGCGGGCCGCGCGCGACCGCGGGCTGACGGTGCCGGCGAGCCGCGACTTCTCGTCGTCGCCCGCGGTGGGCGTCACAGCGACGGTCGACGGTGCCACGGTGCGCGTCGGCGGCCCGCACCTGCTGACCGAGGAAGGCGCGGAGGAGCTGCCGGCAGCCGAGGGGTGGCGCGCGCACGGCGCGATCATCCTGCACGTGCTGCGCGACGGCCGTGTGATCGGTGCGCTGGCGCTCGCCGACGAGGTGCGGCCGGAGTCGCGGGAGGCGGTCGACGCGCTGCACGCCCGCGGGGTGCAGGTCGTGATGATCACGGGCGACGCGGAGGCGGTGGCGCAGACCGTCGCGTCCGACCTCGGCATCGACCGGGTGTTCGCCGGGGTGCGACCCGAGGACAAGGCCGCGAAGGTGCAGGAGTTGCAGCGCGAGGGTCGCCGGGTGGCGATGGTGGGCGACGGCGTGAACGATGCCCCCGCCCTGGCGCAGGCCGACGTGGGGCTCGCGATCGGCGCGGGCACCGACGTCGCGATCGCATCGGCCGGGGTGATCCTGGCGGGCGACGATCCGCGGTCGGTGCTGTCGGTGATCGAGCTGTCGCGGGCGTCATATCGCAAGATGAAGCAGAACCTGTGGTGGGCCGCCGGCTACAACCTGCTGTCGGTGCCGCTGGCCGCCGGGGTGCTCGCCCCGATCGGCTTCGTGCTGCCGATGTCGGTCGGCGCGGTGCTCATGTCGCTGTCGACGATCGTGGTCGCCCTCAACGCGCAGCTGCTGCGCCGACTCGACCTGCGCCCCGAGGTCACGACCCGCGAGATCCTCGACCGCTGA
- a CDS encoding nuclear transport factor 2 family protein has product MTLIEDLRTSEERLSRGDLAYYRDICRDDALFVMPGMVATREEAITGLEHADPWDSFDLSAVQVRELGTDAAAIAYRFEGRRGAQTYTADMVSTYVREGGRWLLAVHQQTPA; this is encoded by the coding sequence ATGACGCTGATCGAGGACCTGCGCACGAGCGAGGAACGACTCTCCCGGGGCGACCTCGCGTACTACCGGGACATCTGCCGCGACGACGCCCTGTTCGTGATGCCGGGCATGGTCGCGACACGGGAGGAGGCGATCACCGGACTCGAGCACGCCGACCCGTGGGACTCGTTCGACCTGAGCGCGGTGCAGGTGCGCGAGCTCGGCACCGACGCCGCCGCCATCGCGTATCGCTTCGAGGGACGCCGCGGCGCACAGACCTACACGGCGGACATGGTGTCGACGTACGTGCGCGAGGGCGGACGGTGGCTGCTCGCCGTGCACCAGCAGACCCCGGCCTGA
- the nhaA gene encoding Na+/H+ antiporter NhaA codes for MSSSSPARFRLAPHELWRGIRSTARSEVLGGALLLAATVAALILANSPAAPWYEAVRDVRFGIPELHLELSVGAWAADGLLAVFFFVVGLELKEEFVAGRLRDPRRAALPIAAAVGGVVVPALLFLAVNAAAGPEVLRGWAIPTATDIAFAVAVLAVVGRFLPPALRVFLLTLAIIDDLIAITIIATFYTETIQAPWLILALLPLAGFALAVQNGVRSWWLLLPLAVAVWVCVHASGVHATVAGVLLGFLVPVRATARTRVQTGTDADGAPVYDGLAAHFADRWGVVATLFAVPVFAFFAAGVDVGGMDGLVSALTDPITVGIVVGLVVGKPVGILLTTFLLSRVRALRLDETLRWPDLAGMSLLAGIGFTVSLLVGELAYGSSSVADDHVKIGVLVGSLVAAVLGGVVLALRGRRARSAARDLAEA; via the coding sequence GTGTCTTCGTCGTCCCCTGCCCGTTTCCGTCTCGCGCCGCATGAGCTGTGGCGCGGTATCCGCTCCACAGCCCGCAGCGAGGTGCTCGGTGGTGCGCTGCTGCTCGCGGCGACCGTCGCGGCCCTGATCCTCGCCAACTCCCCCGCCGCGCCCTGGTACGAGGCCGTGCGCGACGTGCGCTTCGGCATCCCCGAGCTCCACCTGGAGCTGAGCGTCGGCGCGTGGGCCGCCGACGGGCTGCTCGCCGTGTTCTTCTTCGTCGTCGGGCTGGAACTCAAGGAGGAGTTCGTCGCCGGGCGACTCCGTGACCCGCGCCGCGCCGCGCTTCCCATCGCGGCAGCCGTCGGCGGGGTGGTCGTGCCCGCGCTGCTGTTCCTTGCGGTCAACGCCGCGGCCGGCCCCGAGGTGCTGCGCGGCTGGGCGATCCCCACCGCGACCGACATCGCGTTCGCGGTGGCCGTGCTCGCCGTCGTCGGCCGGTTCCTCCCCCCGGCGCTGCGCGTGTTCCTGCTGACCCTCGCCATCATCGACGACCTCATCGCCATCACGATCATCGCGACGTTCTACACCGAGACGATCCAGGCGCCGTGGCTCATCCTCGCGCTGCTGCCGCTCGCCGGGTTCGCGCTCGCGGTGCAGAACGGCGTGCGCTCCTGGTGGCTGCTGCTCCCCCTCGCGGTGGCCGTGTGGGTGTGCGTGCACGCGTCGGGGGTGCACGCCACGGTCGCCGGTGTGCTGCTCGGGTTCCTCGTGCCCGTGCGAGCCACCGCACGCACGCGCGTGCAGACCGGTACCGATGCGGACGGCGCCCCGGTGTACGACGGGCTGGCGGCGCACTTCGCCGACCGCTGGGGTGTCGTGGCCACGCTGTTCGCCGTGCCGGTGTTCGCGTTCTTCGCCGCGGGAGTCGACGTCGGTGGAATGGACGGCCTCGTCTCCGCGCTGACCGACCCGATCACGGTCGGCATCGTCGTGGGACTCGTCGTCGGCAAGCCGGTGGGCATCCTGCTGACGACCTTCCTCCTCAGCCGCGTTCGGGCGCTGCGTCTCGACGAGACGCTGCGCTGGCCCGACCTGGCCGGCATGTCGCTGCTCGCCGGGATCGGCTTCACCGTGTCTCTCCTGGTCGGCGAGCTGGCTTACGGCAGCAGCAGCGTCGCCGACGATCACGTGAAGATCGGGGTGCTGGTCGGGTCCCTCGTCGCGGCGGTGCTCGGCGGTGTGGTCCTGGCGCTGCGCGGTCGGCGAGCCCGGAGCGCTGCGCGGGACCTGGCGGAGGCATGA
- a CDS encoding VOC family protein, protein MGLADYPVRASIGVTDIGRAAAFYERVLGLAAERSGPSAGIAEGARFYACGDGTMLNVFETPTAGSTRSTVATWYVDDLDAVVAELTAAGAEFVRYDGFGQNADGIGPRAGGGRIAWVEDPDGNTLAIESDS, encoded by the coding sequence ATGGGACTAGCGGACTACCCGGTGAGGGCTTCCATCGGCGTCACCGATATCGGACGAGCGGCCGCCTTCTATGAAAGGGTGCTGGGCCTCGCCGCCGAGCGGAGCGGACCGAGCGCCGGCATCGCGGAGGGCGCTCGGTTCTACGCCTGCGGCGACGGGACCATGCTCAACGTGTTCGAGACGCCGACCGCGGGCTCGACGCGCTCGACAGTCGCCACGTGGTACGTCGACGACCTCGATGCGGTCGTGGCGGAGCTGACGGCTGCGGGAGCCGAGTTCGTCCGCTACGACGGTTTCGGCCAGAACGCGGACGGCATCGGCCCTCGGGCGGGCGGTGGGCGGATCGCCTGGGTCGAGGACCCGGACGGGAACACGCTCGCCATCGAATCCGACAGCTGA
- a CDS encoding SGNH/GDSL hydrolase family protein codes for MKAPATRRRLRAAGVATALVLAVTAGVLGVWRPWTPAPSAAPVAAGDDTATAAIAPAPLTLPDDPTVLVFGDSWTYGSAATDPTLGYAYVLADLIHGHTVVNGVRGSGYLKPGLDGPTFGERIAALDPAIDPDLVIVQGSINDRAQGEVGYRDAVTAAWDALTALYPEAAIVVLGPAPHELPVGTQTARIDHDLSELAAARGWWYISPVQQHWITEQNYLSVIDVEVGRKHPSTAGHRYLAEKLAAALDELRAAPVTEAGGSETTPDE; via the coding sequence ATGAAGGCCCCCGCCACCCGCCGCCGACTGCGTGCCGCCGGGGTCGCCACCGCACTGGTGCTCGCCGTCACGGCGGGCGTTCTGGGTGTGTGGCGGCCATGGACTCCCGCTCCCTCCGCCGCGCCCGTCGCCGCCGGTGACGACACCGCCACCGCGGCCATCGCTCCGGCTCCCCTCACGCTCCCCGACGACCCCACCGTGCTGGTCTTCGGCGACTCGTGGACCTACGGCTCGGCGGCCACGGATCCCACGCTCGGGTACGCGTACGTGCTCGCCGACCTGATCCACGGGCACACGGTCGTCAACGGCGTGCGCGGCAGCGGCTACCTCAAGCCGGGGCTCGACGGCCCCACGTTCGGGGAGCGGATCGCCGCCCTCGACCCCGCGATCGACCCCGACCTGGTGATCGTGCAGGGCTCCATCAACGACCGCGCCCAGGGCGAGGTGGGCTACCGCGACGCCGTGACCGCCGCCTGGGACGCGCTCACCGCGCTGTACCCGGAGGCCGCGATCGTCGTGCTCGGCCCCGCCCCGCACGAGCTCCCCGTCGGCACGCAGACCGCCCGCATCGACCACGACCTGTCCGAGCTCGCGGCCGCCCGCGGCTGGTGGTACATCTCCCCCGTGCAGCAGCACTGGATCACCGAGCAGAACTACCTCTCCGTGATCGACGTGGAGGTCGGACGCAAGCATCCGTCGACCGCGGGCCACCGCTACCTCGCCGAGAAGCTGGCCGCCGCGCTCGACGAGCTGCGGGCCGCCCCGGTCACCGAAGCGGGCGGGTCGGAGACCACCCCGGACGAGTGA
- the argS gene encoding arginine--tRNA ligase codes for MNPETLASAILAVLAPIAEARRPGEPLGVTAADVVLERPRNRDHGDWASNIAMRLAKPLGTNPRELAQEIADGLVRVDGVASAEVAGPGFLNIRLDAAAAGALAKVIVDAGPAYGTNSSQEGVSVNVEFVSANPTGPLHIAHTRWAALGDAIVRLLLASGAHAVREYYINDAGVQMDRFAGSVLAAAKGEPTPEGGYPGEYITTLAGRVLEARPDLLDLPEAEQLDVARELAYEYQLAEITHSLDRFNVPFDVWFSERTLHAKDASGLSLIDRAVDRLREQGHVFDQDGAVWVRTTDFGDDKDRVIRRSNGEYTYFAADAAYYLDKGDRGFRDKIYLLGADHHGYVHRLKAVAGAAGEDPEKNVEVLIGQMVSINGARLSKRAGNIIEMDDLLDWLGTDALRYSLERSPADSPLDLDPELLQKRTNDNPVFYVQYAHARTHNVARNAADSGVDRSEFAPETLTHESEAALLGALQEFPRIVAFAAQVREPHRVARYLEELAGLYHRWYDNCRVIPLSDDPVESVHRTRLWLNDAAGQVFRNGLGLLGVSAPERM; via the coding sequence ATGAACCCCGAAACGCTCGCCTCCGCCATCCTCGCCGTCCTCGCACCGATCGCCGAGGCTCGACGTCCCGGCGAGCCGCTCGGGGTCACCGCCGCCGACGTGGTGCTGGAGCGTCCGCGCAACCGCGACCACGGCGACTGGGCCTCCAACATCGCGATGCGCCTGGCGAAGCCGCTCGGCACCAACCCGCGCGAGCTGGCGCAGGAGATCGCCGACGGACTCGTCCGCGTCGACGGGGTCGCGAGCGCCGAGGTCGCCGGTCCCGGGTTCCTCAACATCCGTCTCGACGCAGCCGCGGCCGGCGCGCTCGCGAAGGTCATCGTCGATGCCGGTCCCGCGTACGGCACCAACTCCTCGCAGGAGGGCGTGAGCGTCAACGTCGAGTTCGTCTCGGCCAACCCCACGGGTCCGCTGCACATCGCGCACACGCGCTGGGCCGCGCTGGGCGACGCGATCGTGCGCCTGCTGCTGGCGAGCGGCGCCCATGCGGTGCGCGAGTACTACATCAACGACGCCGGCGTGCAGATGGACCGCTTCGCGGGCTCGGTGCTCGCCGCCGCGAAGGGCGAGCCGACCCCCGAGGGCGGCTACCCCGGCGAGTACATCACCACGCTCGCCGGCCGCGTGCTCGAGGCCCGCCCCGACCTGCTCGACCTCCCCGAGGCCGAGCAGCTCGACGTCGCCCGCGAGCTCGCGTACGAGTACCAGCTCGCCGAGATCACGCACTCGCTCGACCGCTTCAACGTGCCGTTCGACGTGTGGTTCTCCGAGCGCACGCTGCACGCGAAGGACGCGTCGGGCCTGAGCCTGATCGACCGTGCCGTCGACCGCCTCCGCGAGCAGGGGCACGTGTTCGACCAGGACGGCGCGGTGTGGGTGCGCACGACCGACTTCGGCGACGACAAGGACCGCGTGATCCGCCGCTCGAACGGCGAGTACACGTACTTCGCCGCCGATGCCGCGTACTACCTCGACAAGGGCGACCGCGGCTTCCGCGACAAGATCTACCTGCTCGGCGCCGACCACCACGGCTACGTGCACCGCCTCAAGGCGGTTGCCGGTGCCGCGGGGGAGGACCCGGAGAAGAACGTCGAGGTGCTGATCGGCCAGATGGTGTCGATCAACGGCGCCCGCCTGAGCAAGCGCGCGGGCAACATCATCGAGATGGACGACCTGCTCGACTGGCTCGGCACCGACGCGCTGCGCTACTCGCTGGAGCGCTCGCCCGCCGACTCGCCGCTCGACCTCGACCCCGAGCTGCTGCAGAAGCGCACCAACGACAACCCGGTGTTCTACGTGCAGTACGCCCACGCGCGCACGCACAACGTGGCCCGCAACGCCGCCGACTCCGGTGTCGACCGCTCCGAGTTCGCGCCGGAGACGCTGACGCACGAGAGCGAGGCCGCCCTGCTGGGCGCGCTGCAGGAGTTCCCGCGCATCGTGGCGTTCGCCGCTCAGGTGCGCGAACCCCATCGCGTGGCCCGCTACCTGGAGGAGCTCGCGGGCCTGTACCACCGCTGGTACGACAACTGCCGCGTGATCCCGCTCAGCGACGACCCGGTCGAGAGCGTGCACCGCACCCGCCTGTGGCTGAACGACGCCGCCGGTCAGGTGTTCCGCAACGGCCTCGGCCTGCTGGGCGTCTCGGCTCCCGAGCGCATGTGA
- a CDS encoding LmeA family phospholipid-binding protein, whose protein sequence is MSDDNHTLPYPEPSREHPTLVIPDAAAPQPEKARRRPRWPWVVLIVVVVLAVLVVAAELIARAVLPGVVRSIVIEQLDLPADQQLDVETTGLLLPQLIGGRLETLHLSTDAVTLEGITGAADVTATGVPLRGGDLGGADGTIRIDQEQFTALLATTDLPVDSVELDEPNATLGGSFDVLGTAVPVSITLTPGAVDGDLELTPVAASVGGIDIDLSRVGSSLGGLGEGLTEPRRVCIADQLPAGLTLTGLQISGDAAVIDVDVDGAIVTDEALQEKGTCPR, encoded by the coding sequence ATGAGCGACGACAACCACACGCTGCCGTACCCCGAGCCGTCGCGGGAGCACCCGACGCTGGTGATCCCCGACGCGGCGGCGCCGCAGCCGGAGAAGGCCAGGCGACGGCCGCGGTGGCCGTGGGTCGTGCTGATCGTGGTCGTGGTGCTCGCGGTGCTCGTCGTGGCGGCGGAGCTCATCGCCCGCGCCGTGCTTCCCGGCGTGGTGCGGTCGATCGTGATCGAGCAGCTCGACCTCCCGGCGGATCAGCAGCTCGACGTGGAGACCACGGGCCTGCTCCTGCCGCAGCTCATCGGCGGACGCCTCGAGACGTTGCACCTGTCCACCGACGCGGTGACCCTGGAGGGCATCACCGGCGCGGCCGACGTGACCGCGACCGGCGTGCCCCTGCGCGGCGGCGACCTCGGCGGCGCCGACGGCACGATCCGCATCGACCAGGAGCAGTTCACGGCGCTGCTGGCCACGACCGACCTCCCGGTGGATTCCGTCGAGCTGGACGAGCCGAATGCCACGCTGGGCGGCTCCTTCGACGTGCTGGGCACCGCGGTGCCGGTGTCGATCACGCTCACCCCGGGCGCGGTCGACGGCGATCTGGAGCTGACCCCCGTGGCGGCGAGCGTCGGCGGGATCGACATCGACCTGTCCCGCGTCGGCTCGTCCCTGGGCGGACTGGGCGAGGGCCTCACGGAGCCGCGTCGCGTCTGCATCGCGGATCAGCTGCCGGCCGGGCTCACCCTCACCGGGCTGCAGATCTCCGGTGATGCCGCCGTGATCGACGTGGATGTCGACGGCGCGATCGTCACCGACGAGGCGCTGCAGGAGAAGGGCACCTGCCCGCGCTGA